CTTCAGGCATAGATTATGCCATTCCAGCCCGATCTCTTTAAAACATGCAGTTATGGAGATTGGGGGACATGGGATTTAATGGTTTGAGAAGTGTTATGTATATATGATTATGGTTAGCTCAGAACTGTTAATCCTTTATATGAGTTCTTATACTGTtgtttgtcttcatttctctcccccAGGGCCCATGGGAGGAACTCGTCAAAGTGTCCCGGCAGAGCCCCGGAGGCAATGACCGTGTGAGCGCCAGGTGGTGTGAGGCCACCCCAGAGCCAGACCATGGCTGCCGCCGTGGAGCTAGAGACCCAGGACCTTTGGGAAGAAGAGGGGATTCTAATGGTGAAACTGGAAGATGACCCTCCCTGTGGGCCGGAGCCTGTCTTACAGAGGGATGACCCCGTGCACGAGACCTCCCACCAGAACTTCCGTCGCTTTCGCTACCAGGAAGCAGCAAGCCCTCGAGAAGCTCTCACGCGACTCCGAGAACTTTGCCATCAGTGGCTGAGGCCAGAGAGGCGGACAAAGGAGCAGATCCTGGAGCTGCTGGTGCTGGAGCAGTTCCTCACGGTGCTGCCCGGAGAGCTGCAGAGCTGGGTGCGCGGCCAGCGGCCAGAGAGCGGCGAGGAGGCTGTGACGCTGGTGGAGGGTTTGCAGAAACAGCCCATGAGACCAAGGCggtgggtgaggagggggagTCCTGACCTGTGTGATGTGGAGGGGATAATGCTGGCAGCGTGGGTTTGGGGGTAGGGCTTACAGGACCCTTACAAGCTACCCTCTGAAAGTGGGTAGGTCTGCCCTTGGGGTGTGCCCAGATGTGTGAGCTGCGTGGGTCAGATGGGTGtacgtgtgtgtgagtgtgacttCCTGGTGTTTGAAACACCTGTCTGGGGACCATCTGAGGGGACTCAGCAGCCGCGGTTCATATGGCTTTGATTTCCCTTCTCTGGGTGTTGAACCTCCAGGCCCAGGGGAGAATTTTGTAACTTCCTCAAAGGTTCTCATAGACCCTCAGCCACAGGTCCCCCTCCCAGGAGGGTAAGGCGGAGGCAGACCAGCAGAGTCGCAGGGGGGATGGGGGGATGGGAAGGATGGGTGCCTTAAAGCCCTGAGCGGCAGCAGCGGGGTAGAGGGGGGCAAGAGAGTGTCTGAACGCGCCCTGCCCTCTCCCAGTGAGGACAGCCTTGGGCCCCAGTGCAACAGGAGTTTGCCCTCATCTGGGCCCCTCTGGGAGTTTCTCCGTCGGCAGCTTCTCCTAAAACAAGCCCTGATGACAGCCAAGACTCCCCTCCCGACTCCGTGGTGACTGGAAGTTGGACTTATTCCCAGGTGACGGTCCATGTTCATGGCCAGGAAGTCCTGTCAGAAGAGACAGCGGCTGCAGGAGCAGAGCCTGAGTCACCTGGGGAGCTTCAGGACCCTGTGCAGGCCTCCCCACCTGAGGAGGCCCAGGAGGAGACCCCACCGAGCCCAAATCTGGGGGAGCCACAGGAGCAGAGCCCGGGCCGCGAGTCGCAGTTGCAGCCCCTGCAGGAGAGCGGTGGGAAGCCTCAGCAGGAAGGGGGCTTCGTGGCTGAGTGCGGGGAGGGGTATTTCTGCTCTGCCAGGGAGGTTGGGTTGATCATAATGGAAATAAATCACGGAATCTGGGATGTTGGGAGAAGACAGTCTGAGCTGGAATCCCCGGGCCAAGCTTAGGGAGCAGTAATCTTGGGCCTTCCCTTGGCCTGCTGACAGTGTAACAGGTGGCGGCGTTGGGATTCCCACCTTCCCACCAAAGGCCGTGCTTAGGCCAGTGTCTTGATTCCCACCTTCCCACCAAAGATGAAGGGGCGCTTTTGCCAGTTTTGGGGGTGCACTGCATATTGCTGACTTCTGCTTCTTTTCTTAGaggttccagtgctccagctcCCAGACCTTCCTGAGGAGAGGAACTCTGGAAACGCAGATATGGTTGCCCTCCTGACAGCTCTGTCCCAGGTGCACCTAGTTTCCCCTGTaccacacagggaaggcagggggCCCCTGGAGGTTAGCTGTTCACTGAGCAGGCCAGACAGGACACAGACTTCCACCCGCCTCCTGCCAGTTTATGTTCTCAGTTCTGCATGTCTGTCAAAAGGGGGGTGTGTGTCTAATGAGATCGATTATGATAGTCCTGGTTAGGTCTGCACTGGCTTGGGAAGACTAACAAAATGGGATTACCTTGTAACACTCCAGTACAGCTTTAAAGCTGTTGAACGagggtttgttttgcttttagaagtAAATTTGATAATCATTTCTAAAAACGGCCATCTGTGCCGCTGAGACGGTCTGAATTGTGCTGTGTGCTCTTCGGGGGACTGCATTCAGTCAGCCAGGATGCTTACGAGGCGCTCACCACGGTCAGAGCCCTGAGCTCAAGCCATGTGGctggagaaaaaaagagtagaaTTCTTGCTTGTTTTTACATTGTATCAAAGCGGAAGGAAGAAGGTCCTGTTGATGCTATATATTCCTTGTAGGTGATCCTGTAATTAGGTCAATCCGGGAAAgcttcctagaaaatacaaatttctaCCGAAATGTGGGCAGCATTAAAGGGCCAACTGGGGAGCTGAATGGTGGCTCTTTATCCTCCGGAAGGGGAACGCAGGCTGATCCTGAGAGAGagcagtggggggcagggggcaggaaggGCCGGTGCGGAGGTAGAGCATCAGGGCGGAGCGACAGAGGGCCAGGCAGCTTTcctgaaagggactggggtgtccCATTTCAGTTCTTTTTGTCTCCCGGATGGCCTTCATTCTGGGAACAAAACAGGAGGCTCCGTGAAGCCTCCATTTTTAACTGGCCCCTGTGTTGTTTCAGGGATTGGTAACTTTCAAGGATGTGGCCGTGTGCTTCTCCCAGGACCAGTGGAGTGATTTAGATCCAACACAGAAAGAGTTCTATGGAGAATACGTCTTGGAAGAAGACTGTGGAATTGTGGTCTCCTTGTGTAAGGAATTTCGAGTATTTCTAGAGTGTTCTGAGCACAGAGAtctttttccctttggaaaaTTATGGAGGATCTCAGGCTTTAGACTGTATGTGATACACTTCTCTTATGCCCACCACACCAGTGAGACATCTTTCCAAGgtaaagggaagagaaagtgCTTAGAAAGTGGCTGGGAACATCTGATAAGaaaattgtaatatttaaatattattttatatatttattattaagtatATAAATTGTAAATTGAAATGTTGAATAttgtaatttattaaataatggaAAAGTTGCAGTGTTTTTGAGGTAAGCATATGAGTTTTGAAACAAGCAGTATAATCATATTCCCCTGGATATGGGAAAAAAGGGTACCTTTTACAGTtgtataattattgagtcacagATGAGAGGCAAGAGATATGTAGTCCTTGGTTACAGGTGCTCAAGCTAAAAAGGACCAAATATTTGATCGACTGACCTGGCTAAATAATTGTTTTACAATCTGCCAGACAGAAGAGGTGTGCTCTTAACCCAGGGCGTTGGTGAGCCAACCGTCATGTCCCGTCTCCCTCTCTTGAGCAGCATTTCCAATCCCCAGACTAGATGAGACCCCCCATGGAAGAGAGGAAGAGCCTCTGGTCCCGGAAATCCCAGGGCCTCAAGAGCCTCAAGAACCAGAAATCCTGAGCTTTACCTACACAGGTGAGGAACGACAAAGCGTCGCCCCCCGCCCCGAGCGGACGCGTCCTCCTGTCAGCACTCTGGCCTCCAGGGAGCCCCTCGTTGGCTTTTCTAACACGTCAGCCATTCCTGCTGTCTCCCCTGAACACCAGATTCTTctgtccttttcctcctcttcacCCCTCCCGTCCTTCATTGGAGGGGTACGTAATGCCACACGGtgacagaaacaaaaaacaacgTTTGGAGTTGCAGCTAAACCATTTCCTAAGTAGGCCCCTTAAACTCTCCATCTTCAGTCTCCACGTTTGTGAGGTGAGGATGGGAGTATCTGTCCGTGCTCCGGTTTGCTGGCGGCTCGAGGCGACCTGAGACGGTACCTGGCACACGGCAGGCGTCCAGCCGGCTGGTTACTTCCTTCTTTCCCAACCTCCACAGTTACGAAAATGGGCTTCCGGCTCTGTGGTCTGGCCCTttctaaaactgtttaaaaaccGCCCGTTGTGTGGAAGCCGTCACTGCATTTCTGATATCCCCTTTCCTCCCGTCACCCTCTCTGCAGGAGACAGGAGTGAAGATGGGGACCAAAGTCCTGAGCAAGAAGATCCGAACGTGGAAGACGTCAGCAGGTCTGTTCTGGGAGATCCAGAAATTCACCAGACTCCAGACTGGGAAATAGTCTTTGAGGGTGATCCAGGTAGACTGAAtgaaagaagatttggtacaaaTATTTCTCAAGTTAATAGTCTAACAAATCTTCAGGAAACCATGCCTCTCCACCCCTTGTTAGGGAGACATCATAACTGTCCTGTCTGTGGAAAAAGCTTCACTTGTAACTCCCACCTTGTCAGGCACCTGCGGACTCACACGGGGGAGAAACCCTATAAGTGTATGGAGTGTGGAAAAAGTTACACACGGAGCTCCCACCTTGCCAGGCACCAAAAGGTTCACAAAATGGGCGCTGCTCATAAACTTCCTGTGAACCGGAGGAGCCTGGACGAGACCTCCCCTCTGGTCCAGACTAAGAGAACTCAACCTGTTGAGAAACCCTACAGATGTGACGACTGCGGAAAGCACTTCCGCTGGGCTTCGGACCTCGTCAGGCATCAGAGGACACATACAGGAGAAAGACCCTTCTTCTGTACTATCTGTGGCAAAAGCTTCAGCCAGAAATGTGTGCTGACGACACACCAAAGAATCCACCTGGGAGGCAAGCCCTACTTGTGCGGGGAGTGTGGCGCGGACTTCAGCGACCACAGGCGGTACCTGGCGCACCGGAAGACTCACTCGGCCGAGGAGCTGCATCTCTGCAGCGAGTGCGGCCGGTGCTTCAGCCATCGCGCCGCATTTGCCAAGCACCTGCGAGGACACGCCTCGGTGCGGTCCTGCCGGTGCAACGAGTGTGGGAAAACCTTCAGTCGGCGGGACCACCTCGTCCGGCACCAGAGAACACATACTGGCGAGAAACCATTCACGTGCCCTACCTGTGGAAAAAGCTTCAGCAGAGGCTATCACTTAATCAGGCATCAGAGGACCCACTCAGACAAGACCTCCTAGCTAGTTGCCCATGGAAAGAAAGCTGCCTTCACCCAGGGATGGGCTAGGAGAGGCTGTCTTGTCAGCCTGGGAGGATTTTTTCTAGGGAGTCTCTCTGACTTGCCCAGATCTGCATAGCCTCTGCCCACAGCTAATGAAAACCCCCCCGGGCAGAACCTCTCAAACTTCTTTAACTCCTTGAGGGGAATTTTTGCTCAAGGACATCCTGAATCGAGGCTCCTCCTTGACAGGAGTGCCCCAGCCTCCGCACCTCGTGGTTGTGAAGTAGGGGAATGAGAAGACATGAGAGGTTGTGGTTATTACCTTTCCCCCAGGATAGGCTGTTATGTACCCTAAAGACTACTTAATAGCCTCAAGCTTAAAGTGGCCCAGGCCAACCCCTTAGGTTGGGTAAGGGACCAGCCTTTAGGATTCTGTCCTTACCAGGCTCAGATCTTAAAGCGTACAGCCCTGAACTCAAGGCAGGAGATTCGCATCCTGATGGCCTTGCCACACGTTGACAGGATAACTACAGCTCTCTCACTGATCCACTCCCCCGTGGTGGGGATAGGGGAGAGAAGTGTTTGATGCTGAAAACCTCGAGGCCGCCGTCAAAATGATACCAGGTGCCAGACACTGCTAGGAAGGAGGACGTCGTCAGAAGCGTCTTTCCTTGTGGGGTTTCTCCCCGTTAGAACACTCAATGCCTCCCCTTAATTCCATTCTACCAGCCTCTTGGTTTTGTCCCTAGCACTTCTACTACAAGTCAGATGTAGCATTTGGGTGCTGAGAGAGTCAGTAAGGCATAATTAAATCAtgaaacaatttacattcccacataCGTACAAGCCCACCCATCCCACCCTCTGCATGGGCTTGTGAGGGAATTTTGGAATAGTGTCAGCTCACAGAGGCACTAGAATAATTATAGAATCATGATTGACTAAGTCActtcatttacatgaagaaaactggaGAAGACCTGAGATGGTTATGGAAAAGTTAAGAAAGATCTATGGCTGCTGGCTAAGGTTATCAAGACTATTTTCCTGATACCCAGCACCCCAAATCCCTGCCTCGGTTCTCTGATACCAGAGAAAGTTGTGAACCCCAGCAGTTGGGACCCTGAAGAATTTACCAGGAGTAAATGGCTTTCATGTATTTGTGGTGTTTGCTTTTTcttacatgatttcattttcatgtaATTAAGAAGTAAATAGTAGTATCTCATGGCCCAAGGATCTCTTGCCTGATTAAGGTTCCAAGGAAATGAGGCTGAGTAATTGTGAACCTCAGTTGCTCTGACTGGGGGAGAGGCAAGGATGGGGGAGACCGTCCTCCG
This portion of the Manis javanica isolate MJ-LG chromosome 6, MJ_LKY, whole genome shotgun sequence genome encodes:
- the ZNF202 gene encoding zinc finger protein 202 yields the protein MAAAVELETQDLWEEEGILMVKLEDDPPCGPEPVLQRDDPVHETSHQNFRRFRYQEAASPREALTRLRELCHQWLRPERRTKEQILELLVLEQFLTVLPGELQSWVRGQRPESGEEAVTLVEGLQKQPMRPRRWVTVHVHGQEVLSEETAAAGAEPESPGELQDPVQASPPEEAQEETPPSPNLGEPQEQSPGRESQLQPLQESEVPVLQLPDLPEERNSGNADMVALLTALSQGLVTFKDVAVCFSQDQWSDLDPTQKEFYGEYVLEEDCGIVVSLSFPIPRLDETPHGREEEPLVPEIPGPQEPQEPEILSFTYTGDRSEDGDQSPEQEDPNVEDVSRSVLGDPEIHQTPDWEIVFEGDPGRLNERRFGTNISQVNSLTNLQETMPLHPLLGRHHNCPVCGKSFTCNSHLVRHLRTHTGEKPYKCMECGKSYTRSSHLARHQKVHKMGAAHKLPVNRRSLDETSPLVQTKRTQPVEKPYRCDDCGKHFRWASDLVRHQRTHTGERPFFCTICGKSFSQKCVLTTHQRIHLGGKPYLCGECGADFSDHRRYLAHRKTHSAEELHLCSECGRCFSHRAAFAKHLRGHASVRSCRCNECGKTFSRRDHLVRHQRTHTGEKPFTCPTCGKSFSRGYHLIRHQRTHSDKTS